From one Methylomonas paludis genomic stretch:
- a CDS encoding PhoH family protein has translation MNILSVGKKLFVLDTNVLMHDPTSIFRFQEHNVFIPMVVLEELDHAKKGLSDVSRNVRQVSRFLDDLIRDLDQQSINEGIPLSRVELGSSIENQDGRLYFQTRQLAHLLPPDLPGQIADNSILSIVLALGKEYPEVKVILVSKDINMRIKAAALQISAEDYHNDQTIEDIDLLYSGAMALEADFWEEHGSKMESWQENNATFYRLRGPHVAEWYPNQFLYMEDGSGFEAIVKSINGDSAVLQLTADFTSKNHSVWGVYAKNREQNFALNALTDPNVDFVTLLGSAGTGKTLLALAAGLSMTMERKMFQEIIMTRETVPVGQDIGFLPGTEEEKMAPWMGALMDNMELLGSRSGSNEWEQGASQNMMMNRVKIRSLNFMRGRTFLNRYLIIDEAQNLTPKQMKTLITRAGPGTKIICIGNLAQIDTPYLTATSSGLTYVVDRFKSWENSAHITLRRGERSRLADFASDNL, from the coding sequence GGTGCTGGAAGAACTGGATCACGCCAAGAAGGGGTTGTCCGATGTATCGCGGAATGTGCGGCAAGTCAGCCGATTTCTGGATGATCTGATTCGTGATCTGGATCAGCAGTCAATAAACGAAGGTATTCCACTATCCAGAGTGGAACTGGGCAGCAGTATTGAGAATCAGGATGGCCGCCTTTATTTTCAAACCAGACAATTAGCGCATTTGCTGCCGCCTGATCTGCCTGGACAAATTGCCGACAATTCGATTTTAAGCATAGTACTGGCGCTAGGAAAAGAATATCCGGAAGTTAAGGTTATTCTGGTCTCCAAGGATATTAATATGCGCATCAAGGCGGCGGCCTTACAGATTAGCGCTGAGGATTATCATAACGACCAGACCATAGAAGACATTGATTTGCTGTACAGCGGAGCAATGGCGCTGGAAGCGGATTTTTGGGAGGAGCACGGCAGCAAGATGGAGTCTTGGCAGGAAAACAACGCCACGTTTTATCGTTTGCGCGGCCCGCATGTGGCGGAATGGTATCCCAATCAATTTCTGTATATGGAAGACGGCTCTGGGTTTGAGGCTATCGTCAAATCCATTAACGGTGATTCGGCAGTGCTGCAATTGACTGCCGACTTTACCAGCAAGAATCACAGCGTCTGGGGGGTGTATGCCAAAAATCGTGAGCAAAATTTTGCCTTAAACGCCTTAACCGATCCGAATGTGGATTTTGTCACGCTGCTGGGCTCGGCAGGTACCGGTAAAACCCTGTTGGCACTGGCTGCCGGTTTGTCCATGACCATGGAACGCAAAATGTTCCAGGAAATTATCATGACCAGAGAGACGGTACCGGTGGGCCAGGATATCGGCTTTTTGCCGGGTACCGAGGAAGAAAAAATGGCACCCTGGATGGGGGCGCTGATGGACAATATGGAATTGCTGGGTAGCCGTTCCGGCAGTAATGAGTGGGAACAAGGCGCGTCTCAGAATATGATGATGAACCGGGTAAAAATCCGCTCGCTTAATTTTATGCGGGGCCGGACTTTTTTAAACCGTTATCTGATCATAGACGAAGCTCAAAATTTAACACCAAAACAGATGAAAACCTTGATTACCAGGGCCGGCCCTGGCACCAAAATCATCTGCATAGGCAATTTGGCCCAGATAGATACGCCTTATTTAACCGCCACCAGTTCCGGCTTGACTTATGTGGTTGACCGCTTTAAAAGCTGGGAAAACAGTGCGCATATTACCTTGCGCCGAGGTGAACGTTCCAGACTGGCGGATTTTGCTTCGGATAATTTGTGA